The segment cataccacacctaaaacatttaaccacacgattatcaacccgtttgggcagcatagaccgttctagccccattggcctgtctccagggccagttttTACAGTCtcgccagccttgcgttctcttaaccacccagcaacgttttcccatggagcagtcttaccagtctttactgaagggcgctgtcgaggatctatgggtttctgggtggtcatcagtaattcctctgctgccatatacctctctaccatgtccactaattggtcagcagtacccgggtttccatggctcacccacttgtgcaggaccatgggcaaagatctcaagtagcggtccatgacgactctttcaaccatctggggaccagttaatgtctctggctgtagccattttttttgttagctgaataaggtcgtgcatctgggagcgtggaggcttctccatggcgtacacccaacggtgcacccgttgtgctcgtactgacagcgtgactcccaggcgggtcaggatctcagtctttagtttatcatagtcccgagcctcagcagggcttaaatcaaagtacgctttttggggctcacctgacataaaaggtgccagcagactggcccactgtgctttcggccagttctcacgctcggcagtcctttcaaacgtggtcagataggcctccacatcatcagcctctgtcattttctgcaggaagtgactggcccgtatagaactagagttggtcggagcactgacggccacatctccaacccgagctgcaaggctctgcaccacttctgctaaggcctctctatcctgacgctgttgcctccaaatttcctccattgccacctgctgctgtctgttggcctcctgctgtagtctccaattttcctccatagccacctgctgctgtctgttggcctcttgctgagccgctgtagcttgcagcaaggctttgagcagttcctccatgtcgacagatttttcaggcggctttgtagctgctttcgcccaggacatatatcaaaccctcggggtgagtctcagcaacttcacactgggctgtatctgcataaaccaccgttttctgcaggcctcacaaagctgctgctttcacttatgcgcagaacggcatgctcgcattctccaccaagttgtaacactgtaagggaacaaggtgccgtttcgtggggtaaatagcagctgaggaatcacacaagtccagtgtggggtgtaactggccacgaccagttttattgaacagaaaacaaaacaaacagcaaaagaaaataccttgcctgtccagcactaactaaacataagacgttcctaactatcactaaacaaaaacacagagttctccagtaaatactgtatagctcacttgtataaggaagctcctctcacagagattctgcagcctctccccaggcaatctctctacactaatcaggctagcagccctaaaaggctcttgcacagctgaaagccctgattagtcctctgtgaggcataagacctgaactgggcccaatgtctggaacttgccccatctctctttcaggacccttatccagcttttccaacacactgaaaaggttctgacaaaacaaaacattttcctagaagttttctaatacatgtaagacaagaacctgggacaaacatacctgccctcaaacactattccagtgttcttgtcacaggttATACTTACACCCTGCGTGGAAGCCTGCTGGTCCTTACCTGGTCCTGTGTGTCCTGTCTATCAGTGGTATCTAGTGCCGTAGTTCATTCCGTGCTTGATTGTTTATCACTTCCACCATCGTTCTCTGTTACCCTGTGAGTTGACGTCACCGTGACCTTGTCACAAAGTACCATCTACCCCTTCCTCTCCTGTTGCCAATCCATTGTGTCCTGCGCAGTGAGGAGGACACCACCTGTGGCTTCATCACAGAGTATCCCTTCATTCCAGCGTCCCTTATAATCTGCTCGCCTGTCTCGAGAGTTGCTTGAGCCCGCAAGAACTGGAACTGAGCAGCTAAATCTTAAGCAAGACTGGCATGAGTACATGTAGCTGGAATGATTGGAATCTTGGGAGACACAGACTCTTGCAGTGGTagagacagggcatcagctttcacaTTTTCTAATCCAGGCCTATAGGTAATTAGGAAATTGAAATGAGTGAAGAACAATGCCTGGCTTATCTTTTTTGAGTGTAACCTTTTTACGGACTCAATATATGCCACATTTTTGTGGTCATTATGCACATTATGCactgtaataactagagatgagcgggttcggttttactcggttctcaaaacggcatctaattggctcacggatgtcacgtgttttggatagccaataagggtcggttttgagaaccgagtaaaaccgaatccgctcatctctagtaataacataCTTTGCCCTCTCTAGTGTCTCTAGTCCCCAAAGGCAAACTTAATGGCCAGAAGTTGCTAGTTTCTGATGCCATAATTAACTACAGCAGGAGAAAACATCTGAGAGAAGTAGGCACAAGGATGTGTTTTGTTGTCTTTGGTATCCCTCTGGGAATGGATTTCCCCTACCCCTACCTCAGAGGTGTCCACTTCCATAACAAACATCAGATCCGGGTTGGAATGGTGGAGGACTGGCGCTAACATGAAGGCTTTATTTAAGACTTCAAAAGCTTGGCTAGCTTGGGATGACCAATGGGAGGTACCAGACACTTTTCTTAGTAAGCCCAACGATTGGGGCAGCAATAAAAAAGGAGTGAatgaactttcggtaataatttgcAAAACCTAGGAAGCATTTTATGACTTTTAAAGTGGTTGGACAAACCCAGTCTAGAACAGCCTGCAGTTTACTGAGGTCCATAGAGAATCCCTTAGGATAGATGATATAGCCAAGAAAAGAGAGCATCTCCTTTTCCAATTCGCATTTTTCCAGAGACTGAGAATAGATAAGGATGTTGTCAAGATACACGACCACAAATTTTACAAGAAATTCCTGGAGGACATCGTTTAAAAGATCTTGAAAGATGGCTGGGGCATTGGACAACTCAAAAGGTAGGACTAGATATTCATAGTGCCTGGACAGTGTGTGACCCTATTGAGGCCCCTGTAAACAATTAAAGGCCAAAGAGAACCATCTTTTATGActacaaagaagaatcctgctcctgtAGGTGACTTGTTGGGACAAATAAAGCCTTTACTGAGGTTTTCCTGGATGTAATCCTCCATAGCCTTAGTCTCTGGAATGGATAGAGCATATAACCTCCCTTTTAGAAGCTCTGCGCCAGGCATGAGGTCGACAGCGCAATCATACAGACAATGGGGAGGGAAAGAGTCCACCTTCTTCTTAGAGAAAACATTCAAATAGGCATGGTAGAGCAGGCTCAGTGCCTCTGGAAAAGACTGCAGGACCTGAACCAGCAGAGAAAGACACTTGGAATGATAGTCAGCACCCCAACGAAGTACCTCACCAGCTACTCACATACACAGTCTCCGTTCTCTGGTTCTCCCTGCCTCCTGCAGGTATGATCGCCTGCTTCCAAGCCTAATCAGTCCCAGACTTTGGTGGTCTTCACTGTCTTCTACAGGTTTAGACACAGGCCTCTTGCAGGTATGATCACCTGCTTCCCAGCCTAATCAGTCCCAGACTTTGGTGGTCTTCACTGTCTTCTACAGGTTTAGACACAGGCCTCCTGCAAGTATGATCTCCTGCTTGCCAGCCTACTCAGTCCCAGACTTTGGTGGTCTTCACTGTCTTCTACAGGTTTAGACACAGGCCTCCTGCAGGTTTGATCTCCTGCTTCCCAGCCCACTCTGTCCCTGACTTTGGTGGTCTTCACTGGGACAGTTATATAATGAATAGGATTTTAAAGTGCAGACTATCAGGTTTAGATTTCAGGGTATTCACATCCAAATTGGAGGAAGGGTTTAGGACTTACAGCCCCTtctttttcaagggaccaaaagtaattggacaatTGACTTAAAATCTGTTACATTCATATTCTTTTATTAGTTCTTTATCAATTAAGCAGGCAATTGGTTTGGGATTGATTGATTTTCCGTTACGTAACAGTTAAAGTTGTTCTGTAAATGGCAATGTCTATAGTGATCAGTAAAATGTTTTGGCCTACAAAGGTGTCAGTTCCGTGTTACACAACACTGTGTGATTGGTGATGTGTACAGTGATAATGGAAGAGAATACTAAGACTGAGAAGGTCACAAATCAGGTTTGGGTTTAGCACCCTAATCAGCCACAGTGACTGTTTTATTACATCTCAGTTTGCTGGACATGAAAACTtgtaaagtacatttacagaggagaaggtcctaacagaactctctaagctgaaagtggataaataaatggagccagatgggatacatctaaaggatactaaaagagcttaaagggatgCACGTAGCACAATTAACGTAATAGTtccaccagtcactagctacaggagtaattcccagaggactggaaaagagcaaacgtagtcccactgcacaaaagtggaagcaaggaagaggcaagcaactacagaccagtgagccttacatcagtagtagggatattgatggaaacactcttaaaagaaagagttgtagattatctcaaatccagcagttTACAGGATCCCACACAACATGGATTCACtgaggggagatcatgtcaaacaaaccttattgactgttttttgactgtgtgactaaagtaacagataaaggtggagccaaagatatagcttatctagactttagtaaggcttttgacactgttccacatcgcagactgctaaaaaaaaaaacttgaaagtttgggattggatactaggattattgaatggataagatcttggttgcaggatagaaaacagagagttgtggtaaatggagtgcattcacaggaggaaaatgttaccagtagagtaccccagggatctgtacttggaccagtgttttttaatatctttattgatgacattgcaaatggcattaaagggaaagtatgcctttttgcagatgacacaaaggtatgcaacagggtaggcacaccaggaggggtaaaacaaatgactgaggctttaggtagactagaggaatggtcaagagtgtgtcaattacagtttaatgccaaaaaatgcaaaatcatacatttTGGTCTCAAATAtccaaagactaaatatagtattaatggcactatactggaaactactgaggaggaaagggatctagaagttactatctcaggtgacataaaggataaatatagtattaatggcactatactggaaactactgaggaggaaagggatcttggagtcactatttcagatgacttaaaagcaggtaagcaatgtaacaaagcaacgagGAAGGCTGGTCAGATGTttggtgcatagggagaggaatcagcagcagaaagaagtaataatgccactgtataggtcattagtacggcctcatctagaatactgcatTCAATTCTGCAGGCAATATCTTTAGTTAATTAGAGCCTGTACAAAgaatggcaactaaaatggtgcatggcctacatcataaaacatacccagaaacactaaaaaaatctcaatatggatagtgtggagcagagaagggaaaggggggtcatgatagagactttcaaatatatcaagagacgtattagaacacgaggacatgcactgaaactggagggagtgtTACAACAGGAGGATCTTCTTTCTGAAGGGTCCGTGGCTTCTGAAGATATTCTGGGCAGTGATCCTGTACACCCTGTGTTAATACTCGCAGAACTTACCAGCAGGTGAGTGCCTATAATACAGTagctgcttttcccataaggcgtgatgtgcctaccggtacttggatgccaccaggacttacgccactggtggtagtgGGAGCTTAACTTCGGAATGACCCGGGTCAATGCCGAAGGCGTGAAAGACCAAAAGAAGATAGGTGCTGCTCTAAGACAAAAGAAGGAGAACAAACAATagacacttaaacacacaactctcCCAAACTCTGGACAGCTTTCAGGCTGGGAGAGTACATAATGTACACAAACAAACAAtacactagagcacaggttctcaaactcagtcctcgggaccCTACACAGTACATAAAACAATTGAGAAATCACCGTCTGCGCTCATCAAATAGTTCCTATCCCAAAATGGGTTTTAGGGTGCCAAGTCTTTGATGAAGAGTATATTGTATTTCTCAGTTGCTCTTCGTAAATAGGCACGTCGGTCTAATATGTCCTGTACTCACGTTAATACGTGTAGGGTTCTTTTTATAATGTTGTCTTTAAAATTtcattcttttctttcttttctttcttcctaCTTCTCTGGGTGGATTCTTCAATGGATTCGTATCCTCGGAAAAAAAGAGTGGAAAAAGAACTGATGGTGTAGTAAGTTCGTGGTGAAGGAAGGATGTCTTTTTTCCTATTCTTCTATGGAGGGAGTGCGTAGTGGAATAACGGATGGACCTGTGTCTAGTAGTGCCTCTAGAGTGGTCCCAATTCTAGTGGGTTAGAGTAAAATGACtttgtgcgtaccgtactcacgtttaTACGTGATGTGcctctcctataaaggtatctttaatatcTGTTCCCGGTATTTTCTCCTGGATGTTCGACCGGGGTACTAAGATGGTCCTTATCCTCAAAAAGGTTGGAGACAGGGAGATAGAGAAAGAGCGGGCGAGATTATGCGTAGGCCTTTATATATCTTTAAATGGTTTTGTGAAATGGCAAATGCTTAACGCATACCGTACTCACGTGAAAACGTGATATGTCccttgtataaaggtatctttaggctcCCTTTGATTCTTCTCCTCTTCCTCCGAACAGGATCCTGAAGGTTCTTGATCTCGGGAGTGGAACAAGGAGATAGAACAATAGATAGTGGGATAAATTTGTTACAAGAGGTAACTCCAAAGGGGAGATTGACTCCTCTAGTTTTTTCTTCTagtgggggagtgcgtaccgtactcacatccgtaCAGGAAGgtgtaaacacataaaggtatctttcctgCTATCAATCTGCTCTCATACACGGTCACTACCATACAGATTGAGCAAAAAATATGAAGAatggtgggcgtacccaactcacactagaCAACGTAGGGacttgtatataaaggtatctttagagtgGTCCCTGGGTTCTAGCAGTTCCTGGTTTCAAAATCCACTCCATTCACATTTTCATATGAGAGGAAAAAAATGAAGCATAGTGTCATGGATTGACACAAATAAACACAAAAAATTTAATATAGAGACTTCTAAAACAACATAAAAATGCCAAAGGACTCCAGGTAGGAGTGGGGGGTATACACAGATGAGTTTAAAGATGTTAAGTCCGGATTTtcctcacctttgtgaataccgtcCCAGTCAGTTCCCAGTGGTccaggccctcacaccaacgcgtttcgacagataaaagtctttttcaaggtgtgtggtgaGGGTACTAGTGCCACTATTTATACCTCatgacaggaagtcatgtgatagGGGTGTGGTTACAAAAGCATAgcataataataaaatatacataaaacCATACAAAAATACCTTGTGTGTGGTTCTATCCAACAATTAACAGAACTCCCAAGTAATGCAATAGGTTATAGAATTGCAAAGGTACCTTTTTAGGTATCTGGTATCGGGTAGAGCGGAcacgacacgtcacttccggtatttggaacgcacgtGGTTCCGGAAGTGACGTGTGGGTATAAAGTTTACTAAAAGATGTGGTGCCTATTTGAAGAAGATGGTATACTAGCAGTAGTTGCGGATAGTTGGAGTGGTGGGTGCCTGTAGTAGGGTCCCCCGGGATGCGCGGGTTGTTTGTCCGCTGTTCGTGTGGTGGACCGCATGCACCGGAAGTGACGGTCATGCGTTCCACTCAGGGGGTGCGTCCGCATATACTTCACAGTGCGGAGGATGCAGGACGCGACACTAGGGGATGATGGGATCCCGGAAGTAGCGCGAAGGAGCGCATTGCGTTCCATGTAAGGAAGGGGGCGCGCACATCTATGTGCAATAGGCCTGGAGGGACAGTGTTGCGTTCCAATGAGTAGTAATGGAACGCACACAGTACCAGGAAATAGCGTGGGTATCCTATGCTAACTGTGGAAAGATGATGAATTAATAGTATGGGGAGAGCAACTGAGAAATACAATATACTCTTCATCAAAGACTTGGCACCCTAAAACCCATTTTGGGATAGGAACTATTTGATGAGCGCAGACGGTGATTTCTCAATTGTTTTGTGTATCCGTGTTTTAGGGGGTTGAGTGACCACCTGCAgatatcaccactgctgctctctggggcgcggcagtcctcCACAAGCCCATTTCAGACCTACacggtgcatgtttttcaggtctcctcacagaatcacaagtgaaataattagttccacctgtggacctttaaaaggtgtcagtgagtaatgaatacacctgtgcacctgctgggttacctgcaaaacatgcactgtgtggggtcctgaggaccgagttcgaGAACCTGTGACCTAGGGAAAGAAGTTAAAACAGCAAAGAGACAAAGTCACTGACAGTGGGAGTACTGAAGGTATACAGGAGAGATAGATAACAGAGGAAACACTAGACTATATAGCAAGAAGACGACAAAAGCAACACAACAGATTATGCAACTGAGACAAagttggatgctgataattatgCAACTGACACAGAGCTGGATACGGTAATAATGCAGAGCACAGTAGCTGTATAACCAGACAAAGGTATCCACGTCTAGCACTAGAACCTAgagacaagggctcccgctgcaaccaggaactatgaccaACAGGAATTAAGAGCCAGAcaacacatatataggagacaagagccaatgagagccacagcacagccagcctcccctaattatcaactctctgcagctgtgctgctgcacgtCCACCAGCCTCCTGACTTTcacaggctaagacagtagagcaattaaaaCATTCATGGGATGGACAAAATGATCTCCATACAaacaaataaggatcaaataaggtttgaggtaaaaaaaaaaggggggcagactagatgggccaagtggttctcatctccCGTCACAGTCTATATTGGTGTGAATAGATCAAACAAAATAACTACACTTGTTGAGCAATGCAAACCATCGCAAGCAGCAAACGAGTTCATTTCTAATGTTTTGCCCAAATTCTTTTATGATGTCATTTTATGTCACTGCGAAATTATAGTGTGACGCACAGTAGTAGGGCAAATGGATGGAATAAATGATTTAGTAAATACACATGTTATGagggaacatgggccctcattccgagttgttcgctcgttatttttttctcgcaacggagcgattagtcgctaatgcgcatgcgcaatgtccgcagtgcgactgcgccaagtaaatttgctatgcagttaggtaatttactcacggcattacgaggttttttcttcgttctggtgatcggagtgtgattgacaggaagtgggtgtttctgggcggaaactggccgttttatgggtgtgtgtgaaaaaacgctaccttttctgggaaaaacgcgagactggctggggaaacgggggagtgtctgggcgaatgctgggtgtgtttgtgacgtcaaaccaggaacgaaactgactgaactgatcgcagatgccgagtaagtgtggagctactcagaaactgctaagaagtgtctattcgcaattctgctaatctttcgttcgcaattttgataagctaagattcactcccagtaggcggcggcttagcgtgtgcaaagctgctaaaagcagcttgcgagcgaacaactcggaatgaccaccatggtttgaataaactttattaCAATTGATGACATTTTATTGGTACTTGTTTTAAGGTAACATATATGATCTGTTTTGCACCACTCTCAGAAAACACTGCCCTTGTTTCCTTTCTTCTCCAGTATCATGTGTATGAGTGGGAAAAGTAGCACACCGAAAGTGTTCTACATGAGGTTGTACTATGCACAAACCTAAGGGGATAGGGGTGAGATCAAATATTGATTGATGATACTTAGTTATCTACTTTATTTCTACCAGATGGACGCAATACAAGGAATACCTTAGAGGGACATCTCACTTGGTCTCCAGATTGTAAATTAGAAGATAAGAACATCACACGAGGATCTCCAGAAGAAAACCCCATTTCCCTaaatatacatccagtacctcacagtgcagatatatcaTCTGATCCCTCTGTTCCTGAGGAATGTTCTCCTGGTAACTCACATATTGCTGCACATAGTACAGCTCGTAGCGGTGATACAGACGTTTCCTCTTCTGAGcaagggaaatgttttacacataaatcagatattgttagacatcagagagctCACACAGTTGAGAGGCCATTTCcgtgctctgaatgtgggaaatgctaTAAACAAAAATCATATCTAATTATACATCAGAgagttcacacaggagagaagtcatttccatgttctgagtgtgggaaatgttttacacgtaatgcagatcttgttacacatcagagacgtcacacaggtgagaagccatttccgtgtcctgagtgtgggaaatgttttacacgtaaatcacatattgctacacatcagagaagtcacacaggtgagaaaccatttccatgtcctgagtgtgggaaatgttttacacgtaagTCAGAACTTGTtccacatcagagacgtcacacaggtgagaaaccatttctatgctctgagtgtggtaaatgttttaaTGACAAATCATATCTAAGAGtgcatcagagatgtcacacaggtgagaaaccatttctttgtcctgagtgtgggaaatgttttataaagaaatcagctcttgaaatacataagagaagtcacacaggtgagaaattatttccatgctctgagtgtggaaaatgcttggcacagaaatcacaacttgtttcacatcagagaactcatacaggggagaggccatttccatgttctgagtgtgggaaatgttttgcacagaaatcatatcTCGTTAAACAcatgagaaatcacacaggtgagaggtcctttccatgctctgagtgtgggaaatgttttacacagaaatcacatcttgttaaacacaTGAAAAGTCACATAGATGAGAAGtcctttccatgctctgagtgtgggaaatgtttttcacggaaatcgcatcttgttacacatcagagagatCACACAGGTGGGAAGtcctttccatgctctgagtgtgggaaatattttacacagaaatcacatctttttAGACATATGAGAAGTCACAGAGGTGAGAGGtcctttccatgctctgagtgtgggaattgttttacacggaaatcacatcttgttaaacacatgagaagtcatacaggtgagaggtcctttccatgctctgagtgtgggaaatgtttttcacggaaatcacatcttgttacacatcagagaagtcacataggtgagaacCAACTACTGTGAGATATCGGAAAGTCACAGTTGAATTTCCTCTAGTTGGAAGACATGAACCAGGGTTGCATTAATATTTTGCATATAAGAAAGCGATGTTGTATTTAGCACCTTTCTCACAATAGGATCCAAACCACTTTGTATATTTGtataaggtgaggcagccatcgtgGGCATGCAGTTGCTGTTCTAATTAATCAGTCACATCTTTCTATGCCCAattggagcttgcaatctaattcCATATCACACACCAGGTTCCATTTTTTGTTAGAAGCCGCTTAATCTACCAGTGTGCTTTTGAGCTTTGTAGGAGAAAACTAGAGTAACCAGTAGAAAACCACGCAAgcatggagagaacatacaaactccacacaaatataGCCTTGGACATTGCACCTGACACCCCAATACAATGAGGCAGCAattctaaccactgtgccaccatgctTAGTAAAAGTAGTTTACTTTATGCTTTTGTTTTCATTTCCAGTAAGAAATGTACAGAATGtattccaaggggtatatttacatcATTGAGTGATGGAGGCAATTTAAAGTTCCAGACACAGGGTATATTACCATTACTAGTCACAGATATAAGTGACGGCAACATAAGACTGAGAAAAATCTCTTGTGTGTGACACTTATTGCAGTTTCTTTATTATATTCTGCATGTGCCAGAAAAACTGAGGCACCCATCTAGTAATGTGTAGGTGCTTTCAATAGAATTACAGCAGCAACACAATGTTATCTCCTGTATACCATGCCTCCTGTATACGCAATGCCTCTTGTAGGCCATGCCTCCTGTATGCCATGCCTGTGgagtacgctatataaataactgataataaaagaCCCCACACCATAACCGCCACTGACTCCTGGAGTTTCCTTTGTTGGGATGTGACCATTGCCTTGTGGGGTTttctccatccatctacattaaacAGTTGGAACCTCAACTCGTCGGACCAGGATACACGTGTCCAGTCATCCTGTGTGCAGTGGCTGTGTTTACGAGCCCAGGTATTGCTCAGAGCCTTGTGCTGTGGGTCAGCAGTGGGACACGAGTGGTCATGGGCTCCTGTACCCCGTGCACTGTTGGAATGTTGATCTTACTTGTGCCCTCAGAATTAAATGTTGCTGTCATCTTCGTCAATGTGGCTCCTGGTCAGGAGTTACAATCCGCGCCAGGTGACACAGTCCATGATCATCAACAGTCTTTATCGGCCACAGTGGTGCCATGCTGGATGTCTCCCTTGCTGTGTTGCCGTGGCACACTCATGAAATTAAACATCAAACTCCAAACCTCATGTAGATTTCATAGCTGGAGTgatgctcatgagtgttaataagaggtgagTGAGTAATTGAggcagcaatgtgtacagagggaTGGGTTGCAGAGAGAATGAAGACTGTATTTGCTTTGGAGAGAATACCATGTAGTGCAATGAAGAAAAACTATTTGtggtacatgggggtaaatttactaaggtgggagatttttagaactggtgatgttgtccatggcaaccaatcagattctacttaccatttatctagctgcttctagcagataatatatataatctgattggttgctatgggcaacatcaccagttctacaaatctcccaccttagtaaatttaccccatggtgtgttTGAGAAAGAAGTTATTTTGGCATAGAGCATATGGAAGTTGCAATTGTTAAGCATTCAAATTCttgttactggtgttgttcagtTGTTCATTTACAAACACAGTGTTATGAACAATTTGTGTATGGGAATGCACATTGaccagcacagctgaccc is part of the Pseudophryne corroboree isolate aPseCor3 chromosome 3 unlocalized genomic scaffold, aPseCor3.hap2 SUPER_3_unloc_19, whole genome shotgun sequence genome and harbors:
- the LOC134983581 gene encoding zinc finger protein 568-like, with translation MMMENHRPLTSLAKRRLSCIVQGRADGPSNRDTPERCPRPLYSQVCTEENHRTPKENQGEEIMIIKVEDIEGEEETYVTDMKAEDIEGEEETYVSDIKAEDIEGEEETYVTDIKAEDTEGKETNVTDIKAEEIEGEETYVTDMKSEDIEGEEETYVTDIKAEDIEGEEETYVTDIKAEDIEGEEETYVTDIKAEEIEGEETYVTDMKSEDIEGEEETYVTDIKAEDIEGEEETYVTDIKAEDIEGEEETYVTDIKAEDTEGEEETYVTDIKAVDIEGKEETYVTDIKAEDTEGEEETYVTDIKAEDIEGEEETYVTDIKAEDIEGEEETYVTDIKAEDIEAEEETYVTDMKVEDIRREKETYVRGDQQCKEEEIPTDIRTDGRNTRNTLEGHLTWSPDCKLEDKNITRGSPEENPISLNIHPVPHSADISSDPSVPEECSPGNSHIAAHSTARSGDTDVSSSEQGKCFTHKSDIVRHQRAHTVERPFPCSECGKCYKQKSYLIIHQRVHTGEKSFPCSECGKCFTRNADLVTHQRRHTGEKPFPCPECGKCFTRKSHIATHQRSHTGEKPFPCPECGKCFTRKSELVPHQRRHTGEKPFLCSECGKCFNDKSYLRVHQRCHTGEKPFLCPECGKCFIKKSALEIHKRSHTGEKLFPCSECGKCLAQKSQLVSHQRTHTGERPFPCSECGKCFAQKSYLVKHMRNHTGERSFPCSECGKCFTQKSHLVKHMKSHIDEKSFPCSECGKCFSRKSHLVTHQRDHTGGKSFPCSECGKYFTQKSHLFRHMRSHRGERSFPCSECGNCFTRKSHLVKHMRSHTGERSFPCSECGKCFSRKSHLVTHQRSHIGENQLL